A stretch of the Chlorobiota bacterium genome encodes the following:
- the prfB gene encoding peptide chain release factor 2: MTSSQSLVTIKELYTKLIELRIFLNLDIKEKEIKEFETITQSDGFWNDNLGAKKVIHEINIRKAWVDSWNSTMKRCDDTQALADLSIELGDDSMDSEVEIETNLLEKEVSALEFKKMLSDKDDHRNAILKVQAGAGGTEAQDWAEMLMRMYSRWAEKKGFSVSLLDELEGDGAGIKSATIEISGPFAFGFLKSENGVHRLVRISPFDSNSRRHTSFSSVFVFPLVDDDVDVEIDSSKVELETFRSGGKGGQNVNKVETAVRLRYDYISPKGVLHKLVVSCQQQRSQLMNRESALKMLKSEIYEVLRREEEEKKSLIEGAKRKIEWGSQIRNYVFQPYTLVKDARTGTEIGDVQAVMDGEIDEFLKSYLLQFGGG, encoded by the coding sequence ATGACATCGTCCCAATCATTAGTTACAATAAAAGAATTATATACCAAATTAATTGAATTAAGAATTTTTTTAAATCTTGATATAAAAGAAAAAGAGATAAAAGAATTTGAAACAATAACTCAATCAGATGGATTTTGGAATGACAATTTAGGAGCAAAAAAAGTGATTCATGAAATAAATATTCGTAAAGCTTGGGTGGATTCTTGGAACTCTACAATGAAAAGATGTGATGATACTCAAGCACTTGCAGATTTGTCAATTGAACTTGGAGATGATTCTATGGATTCAGAAGTTGAAATTGAAACCAATTTACTTGAAAAAGAAGTATCTGCTTTAGAGTTCAAAAAAATGTTATCAGATAAAGATGATCATAGAAACGCAATTCTAAAAGTTCAAGCTGGTGCTGGCGGAACAGAAGCACAAGATTGGGCTGAAATGCTTATGAGGATGTATAGTAGATGGGCTGAAAAAAAAGGATTTTCAGTTTCCTTATTAGATGAACTTGAAGGTGATGGTGCTGGTATTAAAAGTGCTACTATTGAAATATCAGGACCATTTGCATTTGGTTTTTTGAAAAGTGAAAATGGAGTACATAGATTAGTTAGAATTTCTCCTTTTGACTCAAATTCAAGACGTCATACTTCCTTTAGTTCGGTGTTTGTTTTTCCATTAGTTGATGATGATGTTGATGTTGAAATTGATTCTTCAAAAGTTGAGTTAGAAACCTTTAGAAGTGGTGGTAAGGGTGGGCAGAATGTAAATAAAGTTGAAACAGCTGTTAGGTTGAGATATGATTATATAAGCCCCAAAGGTGTACTTCATAAACTAGTTGTAAGCTGCCAGCAGCAAAGGTCTCAACTTATGAACCGTGAAAGTGCATTGAAAATGTTGAAATCTGAAATCTATGAAGTTTTGAGAAGAGAAGAGGAAGAAAAAAAATCCTTAATTGAAGGAGCAAAAAGAAAAATTGAATGGGGTAGCCAAATTAGAAATTATGTCTTTCAACCATATACTCTTGTTAAAGATGCTCGAACTGGTACTGAAATAGGTGATGTTCAAGCAGTTATGGATGGTGAAATAGATGAATTTTTAAAATCTTATTTATTGCAATTTGGTGGTGGTTAA
- a CDS encoding glycosyltransferase family 9 protein, whose protein sequence is MALFKDKYLHLISALAGLIHNFKESKPVNKILIYKLDHLGDLLISTPVIKSIRNKFPNAVIKIVAGEWSINVFKGNPYIDEIIYYNSQYFSREPYLPHNFGDLKKKIKTWNPDLIISLRDDWDTCISNLFTKASVCDIGRTQIIEKLQRKANDKFDHITLRQSKTVSRIGITNIQSDKYDFFISDDEVIESRKIIESNLIKDNFVVVHNGASNLLKEWEVERFAEIAKFIYKNYNYQIVLIGSPNEIEITNKLYDLLKDIDCINLSGRMNFRITAAFLKNARLYIGCDGGIMHLAAALGVKTIGLFGPGSIDLFKPLTKNSIGISKNYSCSPCYQQTCIRPNDSCMDAIKVIDVLLQIKNIEI, encoded by the coding sequence TTGGCATTATTTAAAGATAAATATCTACATTTAATTTCGGCACTTGCAGGATTGATTCATAATTTTAAGGAATCAAAACCTGTAAATAAAATCCTGATTTATAAACTGGACCATTTAGGTGATTTATTAATTTCAACACCTGTAATTAAATCTATTAGAAACAAATTCCCAAATGCGGTAATTAAAATTGTAGCTGGTGAATGGTCAATTAATGTGTTTAAGGGTAACCCTTACATAGATGAAATTATATATTACAATAGTCAGTATTTTTCAAGAGAACCTTACTTACCGCATAATTTCGGTGATTTAAAGAAAAAAATTAAAACTTGGAATCCAGATTTAATTATTTCATTGCGAGATGATTGGGATACTTGTATTAGCAATTTATTTACAAAAGCTTCAGTATGTGATATTGGAAGAACTCAAATTATTGAGAAATTGCAAAGAAAAGCCAATGATAAATTTGACCATATAACATTAAGACAATCTAAAACTGTTTCAAGAATAGGTATAACAAATATTCAATCAGATAAATATGATTTTTTTATTTCAGATGATGAAGTGATTGAGTCAAGAAAGATTATTGAATCTAATTTAATAAAAGATAATTTTGTTGTAGTTCATAATGGAGCAAGTAATTTATTAAAAGAATGGGAAGTTGAGAGGTTTGCAGAAATAGCTAAATTCATTTATAAAAATTACAATTATCAAATAGTTTTAATAGGTTCTCCAAATGAAATAGAGATTACAAATAAACTATATGATTTATTAAAAGATATAGATTGTATTAATTTATCTGGTAGAATGAATTTTAGAATTACGGCTGCATTCCTAAAAAATGCAAGGTTATATATTGGTTGCGATGGAGGAATTATGCACCTTGCAGCAGCTTTGGGTGTAAAAACAATTGGATTGTTTGGTCCTGGATCAATAGACTTATTTAAACCACTAACCAAAAATTCAATTGGTATTTCAAAAAATTATTCTTGTAGCCCATGTTATCAACAAACATGTATTCGCCCAAATGATAGTTGTATGGACGCTATAAAAGTAATTGATGTTTTACTACAAATTAAGAATATTGAAATTTAA
- a CDS encoding class I SAM-dependent methyltransferase, which translates to MTKSKMYTTIAKYYDSQYSWKKYDEEAKYLDLVINKFKKSNGFEMLDVACGTGSHIKYFKGKYKVTGLDYNQEMLNIAKEKNPNINFINGDMINFKIKNKFDIIVCLFSSISYLNSYSKLEKCIKNFVNHLKPGGVVIFEPFIESNLFKSVKPANFMIYEDSELKIARVNDSIKIKDKAFLKFHYLISNLNGVEYFSEEHEIMLFEKLKVIEIMKKLGFEKSTFDKVGLMPGRGLYIGRKSLN; encoded by the coding sequence ATGACAAAATCTAAAATGTACACAACTATAGCAAAATATTATGATTCACAATATTCATGGAAAAAATATGATGAAGAAGCTAAGTATTTAGATTTAGTAATTAATAAATTTAAGAAGTCAAATGGTTTTGAAATGTTGGATGTTGCTTGTGGTACTGGAAGTCATATAAAATATTTTAAAGGGAAGTATAAAGTTACTGGATTAGATTACAACCAAGAGATGCTCAATATTGCAAAAGAAAAAAATCCCAATATAAATTTCATTAATGGAGATATGATCAATTTTAAAATAAAAAACAAATTTGATATAATTGTTTGTTTGTTCTCTTCAATATCTTATTTGAATAGTTATTCTAAATTGGAAAAGTGCATTAAAAATTTTGTAAATCATTTGAAGCCAGGAGGTGTTGTTATTTTTGAACCTTTCATAGAGAGTAACTTATTCAAAAGTGTAAAGCCCGCAAATTTCATGATTTATGAAGACTCAGAATTAAAAATTGCTAGAGTAAATGATTCTATTAAGATTAAAGATAAAGCATTTTTAAAATTTCATTATTTAATAAGTAATTTAAATGGTGTTGAATATTTTTCGGAAGAACATGAAATTATGTTATTTGAAAAACTTAAAGTTATAGAAATAATGAAAAAGCTTGGTTTTGAAAAATCTACTTTTGATAAAGTTGGATTAATGCCTGGAAGAGGTTTATATATTGGAAGAAAGAGTTTGAATTAG
- a CDS encoding PD-(D/E)XK nuclease family protein has product MPTIFYNKTASKVHPLDFIETALTSAENGNLDEFVFIVSTERLKRKLEKEITLRHLKLTSLPLEKLNIHTFDSFITKFYNSFQEKKKLISSSISFMLFEEAFQNAKPEYFARKNKSASLGVIERVNRVIIGIRNDGIIPTDFDNDIMLAKQGERGFDASKLKDLKNIYTEYLKLLNPLWIDYQGQLNEVNKRLTINPIKTFTDCFPKIKNIVIHGLNEISQPQLELLNKLSEITNINVQIQIDYAEENGPLYGNFVEMIENLTKNIKFISYDSDPLQEGINETDRNPYIHHIRKNLFRTKSTIENSNFDEMIRVFGFENIDDELKGIASLVKSLHIDDGIELNKICIAVTDSKIYTENLREELAENGIPIVISNHNLLNQNGLVTSIFSAINIPVNNFDKRDVIRAVTSPYLDFGDNVDAFNLVSIADELRISRDENFWKLRITQKIEFLKNRIRIDSDTEYVKQCEQDIYKLETSFKSIDSISKLFKKFKPKLTPEEFRNSVLEIISTLKITKNILSLKHSLDENNKYSLIRQRAHDEVEGDMKALTSFVNLLNEITEHFKIRFADYSTQDSKRSLAFYLDRLKIGSVLSTYSLREKSDFGVNVLPIEELSGLEFDIVICAGVSDGYLPTVYIPENFLGKPLKSSRERNLRKERILFYNGITRFKKKLFITNHRLTNRGERKIESTFLRSLLNIVTLEKSNYVFEIEKLSSVRNKIRNGEIDNNELSFLKYVSSKSQLSEELGALIWNSNSQKQILDTKEFIDKIVVDKNLVENLYHNIYVEKLRETNQNQPIETKQLSQFEGILDKGFNQADRKDFNNKLSTKYSITQLEEYAKCPFRYFSNRILGIKNTMKYDVTLTPLERGQLLHTIMFKLYTELRDLKMLPIIIENFDKVLSKAKEIANQQIEGITIDHPYWIIDKERLLGSELIMGTLKRWIEYDMMLNKGGKKLVPQFFEVNFGDEKNYGEGDKLLIDLADFKIGVWKLKGKIDRIEIYRVNDEIYFLIADYKTGTPPNKNEIYNGTSLQLMIYIEAVRSLLSKHYNLQIENIKPLGGIYYQMTKGKKIINEYQIMIPVDYKEEMLGKGNRQGKEIKTINDLEDIVNQTIEFTKGYLNGIENAEFNLTDNPTEKICGNCPYQYSCRISV; this is encoded by the coding sequence TTGCCAACTATATTTTACAATAAAACTGCAAGTAAAGTTCACCCATTAGACTTTATAGAAACAGCTTTAACTTCAGCTGAGAATGGAAATTTAGATGAATTTGTATTCATTGTTTCAACTGAAAGATTAAAGAGAAAATTAGAAAAGGAGATAACTTTAAGGCATTTAAAATTAACATCTCTACCTTTAGAAAAATTAAACATTCATACTTTTGATTCATTTATAACAAAATTTTATAATTCATTTCAAGAAAAGAAAAAATTAATCTCTTCTTCAATTTCATTCATGCTTTTTGAGGAAGCTTTCCAAAATGCAAAGCCAGAATATTTTGCTCGCAAAAATAAATCTGCTTCTTTAGGAGTAATTGAAAGAGTAAATAGAGTGATAATTGGAATAAGAAATGATGGCATTATTCCTACAGATTTTGATAACGATATAATGCTTGCAAAGCAGGGTGAACGAGGATTTGATGCATCTAAGTTAAAAGATTTGAAAAACATTTATACTGAGTATCTAAAGTTGCTCAATCCTTTGTGGATAGATTATCAAGGTCAGTTAAATGAAGTAAATAAACGACTAACTATTAATCCAATTAAAACATTTACTGATTGTTTTCCAAAAATAAAGAACATAGTAATTCATGGATTAAATGAAATTAGTCAACCTCAATTAGAACTTTTAAACAAACTTTCTGAGATTACAAATATCAATGTTCAAATTCAAATTGATTATGCAGAAGAGAACGGACCCTTGTATGGTAATTTTGTTGAAATGATTGAGAATCTTACTAAGAATATTAAGTTCATTAGTTATGATTCAGATCCACTTCAAGAAGGCATAAATGAAACAGATAGAAACCCTTACATTCATCATATCAGAAAAAATTTATTCAGAACTAAAAGTACTATTGAGAATTCTAACTTTGATGAGATGATTAGAGTTTTTGGTTTTGAAAATATAGATGATGAATTAAAAGGGATTGCATCATTAGTTAAGTCATTACATATTGATGATGGAATAGAATTGAATAAAATTTGTATAGCAGTTACAGATTCAAAAATATACACCGAAAATTTACGAGAAGAACTTGCTGAAAACGGCATACCAATTGTAATATCTAACCATAATCTATTAAATCAAAACGGACTTGTAACATCAATATTTTCAGCTATAAATATTCCAGTAAATAATTTTGACAAACGTGATGTTATAAGAGCTGTTACCTCACCATATTTGGATTTTGGTGACAATGTAGATGCTTTCAATCTTGTTTCAATTGCAGATGAGTTGAGAATTTCTAGGGACGAAAATTTTTGGAAGTTAAGAATTACTCAAAAAATTGAATTTTTAAAAAATAGAATTAGAATTGATTCTGATACCGAATATGTAAAACAATGTGAGCAAGATATTTATAAATTGGAAACTTCCTTTAAAAGTATTGATTCTATTTCTAAACTATTTAAAAAATTCAAACCAAAACTTACTCCAGAAGAATTTAGAAATTCTGTTCTTGAAATTATTTCTACTTTAAAAATTACTAAAAACATTTTATCTCTTAAGCATTCTCTTGATGAAAATAATAAATACTCTTTAATAAGGCAAAGAGCTCATGATGAAGTTGAAGGGGACATGAAAGCTCTTACATCTTTTGTTAATTTGTTAAATGAAATTACTGAACATTTTAAAATTAGATTTGCTGATTATTCAACTCAAGATAGTAAAAGGAGTTTAGCATTTTATTTAGATAGACTAAAAATTGGATCTGTGTTATCTACATATTCACTTCGAGAGAAAAGTGATTTTGGAGTAAATGTACTCCCAATTGAGGAGTTATCTGGTTTAGAATTTGATATAGTTATTTGTGCTGGAGTTTCTGACGGATATTTACCTACTGTTTATATACCTGAAAATTTTCTTGGAAAGCCCTTAAAATCATCACGTGAAAGAAACTTAAGAAAAGAAAGAATTCTTTTTTATAATGGAATAACTAGATTTAAGAAAAAACTTTTTATAACAAATCATCGACTAACAAATAGAGGTGAAAGGAAAATTGAATCTACTTTTTTAAGATCATTATTAAATATTGTAACATTAGAAAAATCGAACTACGTCTTTGAAATTGAAAAACTAAGTAGTGTTAGAAACAAAATTAGAAATGGAGAAATAGATAACAATGAGTTAAGTTTTTTAAAATATGTATCATCGAAGAGTCAGTTATCTGAAGAGTTAGGAGCTTTAATTTGGAATAGTAATTCTCAAAAACAAATTTTAGATACTAAAGAATTTATTGATAAAATTGTGGTAGATAAAAATTTAGTCGAGAATTTGTATCATAATATCTATGTAGAAAAATTACGTGAAACTAATCAAAACCAACCAATTGAAACTAAACAGTTAAGCCAGTTTGAAGGGATTTTAGATAAAGGATTTAATCAGGCAGATCGAAAAGATTTCAATAATAAATTATCAACTAAATATTCAATAACGCAATTAGAAGAGTATGCAAAATGTCCATTCAGATATTTCTCAAATAGGATTTTAGGAATAAAAAATACTATGAAATATGATGTAACCCTTACCCCTTTAGAGCGAGGACAGTTATTGCATACAATCATGTTTAAATTATATACTGAGCTTCGTGATTTAAAAATGTTGCCAATTATCATTGAGAATTTTGATAAAGTTTTAAGTAAAGCAAAAGAGATTGCAAATCAACAGATTGAGGGAATTACTATTGATCATCCTTACTGGATAATTGATAAAGAGCGATTACTTGGTAGTGAGCTTATTATGGGTACTTTGAAAAGATGGATTGAATATGATATGATGTTAAATAAAGGTGGTAAAAAATTAGTACCACAATTCTTTGAAGTCAATTTTGGAGATGAAAAGAATTATGGTGAAGGTGATAAGTTACTTATTGATTTAGCTGACTTTAAAATTGGAGTTTGGAAACTAAAAGGTAAAATTGATAGAATAGAAATTTATAGAGTAAACGATGAAATTTATTTTTTAATTGCTGATTATAAAACTGGTACACCACCAAACAAAAATGAAATTTACAATGGTACCTCTTTGCAATTGATGATTTACATTGAGGCTGTAAGATCTTTACTTTCGAAGCATTACAATCTCCAAATTGAGAATATAAAACCCTTAGGTGGTATTTATTACCAAATGACTAAAGGAAAGAAAATTATTAATGAATATCAAATAATGATTCCAGTTGATTATAAAGAGGAAATGTTAGGGAAAGGAAATAGACAAGGAAAAGAGATTAAAACTATAAATGATTTAGAGGATATAGTTAATCAAACAATAGAATTTACTAAAGGATATTTAAATGGAATTGAGAATGCAGAATTTAATTTAACAGATAATCCAACAGAAAAAATTTGTGGAAATTGTCCATATCAATATTCATGTAGAATTAGTGTTTAA
- a CDS encoding purine-nucleoside phosphorylase: MNLKERINDARDTIKSIVNSKNKSEFLNVECGIILGTGLGGLVDEIEDNFQIEYTDIPHFATSTVESHKGRLIFGKLSEKYVVVMQGRFHFYEGYTMDQITFPIRVMKSLGAQTLIVSNACGGMNPLYRSGDIMIIDDHINLLNSNPLIGFNDDSLGPRFPDMSEPYSKELIEIAKEVAIENRIKTHQGVFVSVPGPNLETRAEYRYLRTIGADVVGMSTVPEVIVANHSSMRVLGLSIITDECFPDNLSPVNVEEIISAASKAEPQMTTIIKGTLYKI, translated from the coding sequence ATGAATTTAAAAGAAAGAATAAATGATGCTAGAGATACAATTAAAAGTATTGTGAACTCTAAAAATAAATCAGAATTTCTGAATGTTGAATGCGGCATAATTCTCGGAACTGGGCTTGGGGGTTTAGTTGATGAAATTGAAGATAATTTTCAAATTGAATACACAGACATTCCTCATTTTGCAACTTCAACTGTTGAATCTCATAAAGGGAGATTGATATTTGGAAAATTATCTGAAAAATATGTTGTAGTAATGCAAGGTAGATTCCATTTTTATGAAGGTTATACAATGGATCAAATTACTTTTCCAATAAGGGTTATGAAATCATTAGGAGCTCAAACACTGATAGTATCAAATGCATGTGGAGGAATGAATCCACTTTACAGAAGTGGGGATATTATGATTATTGATGATCATATTAATTTGTTAAACTCAAACCCATTAATAGGTTTTAATGACGATTCATTGGGTCCTAGATTCCCAGATATGAGTGAACCATATTCTAAAGAGTTAATTGAAATTGCAAAAGAAGTGGCAATTGAAAACAGAATCAAAACTCATCAAGGAGTTTTTGTTTCTGTTCCAGGACCTAATCTAGAAACTAGAGCAGAATATAGATATTTAAGAACTATTGGTGCTGATGTAGTAGGAATGAGTACAGTACCAGAAGTTATAGTTGCAAACCATTCATCTATGAGAGTATTAGGTTTATCAATTATTACAGATGAATGTTTCCCAGATAATTTATCTCCAGTGAATGTAGAAGAAATTATATCAGCTGCTTCAAAAGCAGAACCGCAAATGACCACAATAATTAAAGGTACTTTATATAAAATTTAA